A stretch of the Massilia varians genome encodes the following:
- a CDS encoding DUF535 family protein gives MIFAHLTKGWIARRSQTTPASWMLSIARSLRVLRYWREHQALCRLDLVRRFVAAAPNDDLFHHLSHRSYLSRDLSARERVQCVLSHYRFEDAAFSNAYHQAVYGGGGLTLWQHTSLGESGEHNFLLRLEMAPRHDAEGDLTISLVADGKYLHRLSYTWIDGQLAGSELPTVPFVTRNQGRWTDSGAAFDAFEEVFPNNSPSFFCFAAMQGVAQALGID, from the coding sequence ATGATTTTCGCTCACCTTACCAAGGGTTGGATCGCACGCCGCAGCCAGACCACGCCTGCCTCGTGGATGCTGAGCATCGCGCGCAGCCTGCGCGTGCTGCGCTACTGGCGCGAGCACCAGGCCCTGTGCCGCCTCGACCTGGTGCGCCGCTTCGTCGCGGCCGCTCCCAACGACGACCTGTTCCACCACCTGAGCCATCGCAGCTACCTGTCGCGCGACCTGAGCGCGCGCGAGCGCGTGCAGTGCGTGCTGTCGCACTACCGCTTCGAGGACGCCGCGTTCAGCAATGCCTACCACCAGGCCGTCTACGGCGGCGGCGGACTCACGCTGTGGCAGCACACGTCCCTGGGTGAAAGCGGCGAGCACAACTTCCTGCTGCGTCTCGAGATGGCGCCGCGCCACGACGCCGAGGGCGACCTCACCATCTCGCTGGTCGCCGACGGCAAGTACCTGCACCGCCTGTCCTATACCTGGATCGACGGCCAGCTGGCAGGCAGCGAGCTGCCGACCGTGCCCTTCGTCACCCGCAACCAGGGCCGCTGGACCGATTCCGGCGCCGCCTTCGACGCCTTCGAAGAAGTCTTCCCCAACAACTCGCCGAGCTTCTTCTGCTTCGCCGCGATGCAGGGCGTGGCGCAGGCCCTGGGCATCGACTAG
- a CDS encoding glutathione S-transferase, translating to MAYELFYWPGIQGRGEFVRLALEEAGAEYVDVARREGGMDLLLSALETEARPSFAPPFLRAGELTIGQVANILLYLGEQHALAPRSDPGRLWTHQLQLTIADLVTEIHDTHHPIATSLYYEDQKPEALRRAADLIETRLPKFFGYFSRLLTNPEPRDWLVGDKLTYADLSLFQVIEDLRYAFPNAMKRLEGEYPALGALRERVAARPNIVAYLASPRRIPFNQNGIFRHYPELDE from the coding sequence ATGGCGTATGAACTTTTTTACTGGCCGGGTATACAAGGGCGTGGCGAGTTCGTCCGGCTTGCCCTGGAAGAGGCGGGAGCCGAATACGTGGACGTCGCGCGCCGCGAGGGCGGCATGGACCTCCTGCTGTCGGCGCTCGAGACCGAAGCCCGGCCGTCGTTCGCGCCGCCTTTCCTGCGTGCCGGCGAGCTGACCATCGGCCAGGTCGCCAACATCCTGCTCTACCTGGGCGAGCAGCATGCGCTGGCGCCCCGTTCCGATCCGGGCCGGCTATGGACCCACCAGCTGCAGCTGACCATTGCCGACCTGGTCACCGAGATCCATGACACCCACCACCCGATCGCCACTTCGCTCTACTACGAAGACCAGAAGCCGGAAGCGCTGCGGCGCGCCGCCGACCTGATCGAGACGCGCCTGCCCAAGTTCTTCGGCTATTTCTCGCGCCTGCTCACCAATCCCGAGCCGCGCGACTGGCTGGTGGGCGACAAGCTGACCTATGCCGACCTGTCGCTGTTCCAGGTGATCGAGGACCTGCGCTACGCCTTCCCGAACGCGATGAAACGCCTGGAGGGCGAGTATCCGGCCCTCGGCGCGCTGCGCGAGCGCGTGGCGGCGCGGCCGAACATCGTGGCCTACCTGGCCTCGCCGCGCCGCATCCCGTTCAACCAGAACGGGATCTTCCGCCACTATCCGGAGCTGGACGAGTAA
- a CDS encoding alpha/beta hydrolase family protein, with amino-acid sequence MRPSAILLCASLLALHRPCVAAQGAEAAAGAAVPISAFVDEDKYRIPRLSPDGKQLAITVRIPSGERTAPVIMVYSLPDMKVTGGIRLPVHEVPLDYDWVGNARLVIARGFEQGSRTTLLNHGELLASDIDGKNQVYLHGYRMPTTILRGARHPDDYATGIVESVPPEYNDRVFVSSQLWEGDRTQLYDINTRNNARKLIADLPMKELNFLIQNDGMPRFAFGYDAELHAVVFRNNQAKGAWDKITGMGSRYTPLAFSRDDTRFAALYSKSGEPESLVVEDVRSGERKTLYADPVATPLRLYGGRGGLPFGTVSSVGIARASYFDDADEDTRLHKLLSQQFPGNLVNFESASRDGQIMLFSVRSDRDPGSYYLFDRNTGKADLLFASMEAIEPDQMAERRPVSYRARDGLEIHGYLTIPRRAAGAKLPLVLIPHGGPHIVYDSWFFDTDAQFLASRGYAVLQLNFRGSGGRGPSFQHAGYRQWSGKIQDDLVDGVKWAIAQGDIDPQRMCVYGASFGAYSAMMLAAREPGLFRCAVGYAGAYDLSLLAKTDDAVLDKRLRAAIARFVGTDQAELERNSPVSRAADIKVPVLLVHGGQDKRTPAAHAERMRQALSAAGRPPEWFYVSDEGHGFYDTKNQTEFYRRLETFLAKHLGK; translated from the coding sequence ATGCGACCAAGCGCCATCCTCCTTTGCGCGTCCCTGCTGGCGCTGCACCGTCCTTGCGTCGCCGCCCAGGGCGCGGAAGCTGCGGCCGGCGCCGCAGTACCGATCTCCGCTTTCGTCGACGAAGACAAATACAGGATCCCGCGCCTGTCGCCCGATGGCAAGCAGCTCGCAATCACGGTGCGCATTCCCTCGGGCGAGCGCACCGCGCCGGTCATCATGGTCTACTCGCTGCCCGACATGAAAGTCACCGGCGGCATCCGCCTGCCGGTGCACGAAGTCCCGCTGGATTACGACTGGGTCGGCAATGCGCGCCTGGTGATCGCACGCGGCTTCGAGCAGGGTTCGCGCACCACACTGCTGAATCACGGCGAACTGCTGGCCAGCGACATCGACGGCAAGAACCAGGTCTACCTGCACGGCTACCGCATGCCCACGACCATACTGCGAGGCGCGCGCCATCCCGACGATTACGCCACCGGCATCGTGGAAAGCGTGCCCCCGGAATACAACGACCGTGTGTTCGTCTCGTCCCAGCTATGGGAAGGCGACCGCACCCAGCTTTACGACATCAACACCCGGAACAATGCGCGCAAGCTGATCGCCGACCTGCCGATGAAGGAACTGAATTTCCTGATCCAGAACGACGGCATGCCGCGCTTCGCCTTCGGCTACGACGCCGAGCTTCACGCCGTCGTGTTCCGCAACAACCAGGCCAAGGGGGCCTGGGACAAGATCACCGGCATGGGCAGCCGGTACACGCCGCTGGCGTTTTCCCGCGACGACACCCGCTTCGCAGCGCTGTATTCGAAATCGGGCGAACCGGAGTCCCTGGTGGTGGAAGACGTGCGCAGCGGCGAGCGCAAGACACTGTACGCGGACCCGGTCGCTACGCCGCTGCGCCTGTACGGTGGACGTGGGGGCCTGCCCTTCGGCACCGTATCGAGCGTCGGCATTGCGCGCGCCAGTTATTTCGACGATGCAGACGAGGACACGCGCCTGCACAAGCTGCTGAGCCAGCAGTTCCCCGGCAACCTGGTCAACTTCGAGAGCGCCAGCAGGGATGGGCAGATCATGCTGTTCAGCGTGCGCAGCGACCGTGACCCCGGCTCCTATTACCTGTTCGACCGCAACACCGGCAAGGCCGACCTGCTGTTCGCATCCATGGAAGCGATCGAGCCGGACCAGATGGCCGAGCGCCGCCCCGTCAGCTACCGCGCGCGCGACGGCCTGGAAATCCATGGCTACCTCACCATACCGCGCCGCGCCGCAGGCGCGAAGCTGCCGCTGGTCCTGATCCCGCACGGCGGCCCGCACATCGTGTACGACAGCTGGTTCTTCGACACCGACGCCCAGTTCCTCGCCAGCCGCGGCTACGCCGTCCTGCAGCTCAACTTCCGCGGCTCGGGCGGACGCGGCCCGTCCTTCCAGCACGCCGGCTACCGCCAGTGGAGCGGCAAGATCCAGGACGACCTGGTCGACGGCGTCAAATGGGCGATCGCCCAGGGCGACATCGATCCCCAGCGCATGTGCGTCTATGGCGCCAGCTTTGGCGCCTACTCGGCCATGATGCTGGCGGCGCGCGAGCCCGGCCTGTTCCGCTGCGCGGTGGGTTACGCGGGCGCCTACGACCTGAGCCTGCTGGCCAAGACCGATGACGCCGTACTCGACAAGCGCCTGCGCGCCGCCATCGCCCGCTTCGTCGGCACCGACCAGGCGGAACTGGAACGCAATTCGCCCGTGTCGCGCGCGGCAGACATCAAGGTTCCGGTGCTGCTGGTGCACGGCGGCCAGGACAAGCGCACGCCCGCCGCGCACGCCGAGCGGATGCGCCAAGCCCTCAGTGCCGCCGGCCGGCCTCCGGAATGGTTCTATGTCTCCGACGAGGGCCACGGCTTCTACGACACCAAAAACCAGACCGAGTTCTACCGCCGGCTCGAAACCTTCCTCGCCAAGCACCTCGGCAAGTAA
- a CDS encoding ATP-binding protein, with amino-acid sequence MSSPVQRIAVLGAESSGKSTLCEALARHYGSVWVPEYLREFVDTRGRVPFEGDQYPIACTQLAREDEAAARAVRFLFCDTTPLMTALYSRQYWNRVDPQLARLESRHDYAWTLVTAPDSPWEPDGLQRESEEVRQSVHRMLVETLAARAIPYVLLEGSLEQRVRRVEALLGPAR; translated from the coding sequence GTGAGTTCTCCAGTCCAGCGGATCGCCGTGCTCGGCGCCGAATCGTCCGGCAAGTCGACCCTGTGCGAGGCGCTGGCGCGGCACTACGGCAGCGTGTGGGTGCCGGAATACCTGCGCGAATTCGTCGACACCCGCGGCCGCGTGCCTTTCGAGGGCGACCAGTACCCGATCGCCTGCACCCAGCTTGCGCGCGAGGACGAGGCGGCCGCGCGCGCGGTTCGCTTCCTGTTCTGCGACACGACGCCCTTGATGACGGCGCTGTACAGCCGCCAGTACTGGAACCGGGTCGACCCGCAGCTGGCGCGCCTGGAAAGCCGCCACGACTACGCCTGGACCCTGGTGACGGCGCCCGACAGCCCCTGGGAGCCGGACGGCCTGCAGCGCGAGTCGGAAGAAGTGCGCCAGAGCGTGCACCGGATGCTGGTCGAGACCCTGGCGGCACGCGCCATTCCCTACGTGCTGCTCGAAGGCAGCCTGGAACAGCGGGTGCGCCGGGTGGAGGCCTTGCTGGGGCCGGCGCGCTGA
- a CDS encoding TonB-dependent siderophore receptor, with the protein MFDVAREDEQTMTSTLKYSLIACAILQAFSTTASAQDTEGMASVVVTGSRWVGSERASIGGFSDAPLLDTPASITAINRTQMLDLSIRNVTDAARYDAAVGDAYNAVGYAEQFSIRGFALDNATSYRKDGIAISADTQIPLENKERIEVLRGLAGLQAGVAAPGGMVNFVTKRPTNAPLRSALVEVSERGTLHGSIDLGGRFEDRRFGYRLNAAAEDLKSYVRGADGERQFVSAAFDWQISPDALLQLDLDHQHKAQITAPGYQLLRNEVLPTGVSAKTLLNDQPWTRPVETDSSNLGLRFEYRLSQDWSATVNANKHWFKRDDYTAFPYGCSNEGDGFYPGYCSNGDYDVYDYQSVGERRTPWGLQAKLQGRFATGAVRHQLTVGAALSERHDSFGEYVYDYAGYSNIWNNRAVDPAPGNPRTGPVMERRSDRESALFVQDVATLSDKLTLHTGLRWVKLKRDELAEIEQGWVHADDSFVLPSVALVYKPARDWSVYGSLSHGLQHGGIAEMGTANEASVLPPSRSKQVEVGVKGVVGNAVMLSAAAFDIRQGLEYVNAANLFVRAGQQRHRGVELAAQGKLNADLNYSLSLMALDAEQTGTGDVDVEGKRVTNVPEFRSTAWVEYAVPALRGLKLDATWQYSGSKAFDPANRAIVPGYHVAALGASYALRVGGMHTVLRARVDNVFDKFYWRDVTQSLGGYLLPGAPRTFRVSAQFEF; encoded by the coding sequence ATGTTCGACGTGGCGCGCGAAGACGAGCAAACCATGACATCCACGCTGAAGTATTCCCTGATTGCCTGCGCCATCCTGCAGGCCTTCTCCACCACCGCATCCGCCCAGGACACCGAAGGCATGGCCTCGGTGGTCGTCACCGGCAGCCGCTGGGTCGGCAGCGAGCGCGCCAGCATCGGCGGCTTTTCCGACGCGCCGCTGCTCGACACGCCGGCATCGATCACCGCCATCAACCGCACCCAGATGCTGGACCTGTCGATCCGCAACGTGACCGATGCCGCCCGCTACGACGCCGCGGTCGGCGACGCCTACAACGCGGTCGGCTATGCCGAGCAGTTCTCGATCCGCGGCTTCGCCCTCGACAACGCCACCAGCTACCGCAAGGACGGCATCGCGATCTCCGCCGATACCCAGATTCCGCTGGAGAACAAGGAACGCATCGAGGTGCTGCGCGGCCTGGCCGGGCTGCAGGCCGGCGTCGCGGCGCCGGGCGGCATGGTCAACTTCGTCACCAAGCGCCCCACCAACGCGCCACTGCGCTCGGCGCTGGTGGAAGTGAGCGAGCGCGGCACCCTGCACGGGTCGATCGACCTGGGCGGGCGCTTCGAGGATCGCCGCTTCGGCTATCGGCTCAATGCCGCCGCCGAAGACCTGAAGTCCTACGTGCGCGGCGCCGACGGCGAGCGCCAGTTCGTGTCCGCCGCTTTCGATTGGCAGATCAGCCCTGACGCCCTGCTTCAGCTGGACCTCGACCACCAGCACAAGGCGCAGATCACGGCGCCCGGCTACCAGCTGCTGCGCAACGAAGTCCTGCCGACCGGCGTCTCGGCCAAGACCCTGCTGAACGACCAACCCTGGACCAGGCCGGTGGAGACCGACAGCAGCAATCTGGGCCTGCGCTTCGAATACCGCCTCAGCCAGGACTGGAGCGCGACCGTCAACGCCAACAAGCACTGGTTCAAGCGCGACGACTACACCGCCTTCCCCTACGGCTGCAGCAACGAGGGCGACGGCTTCTATCCGGGCTACTGCTCGAACGGCGACTACGACGTGTATGACTACCAGAGCGTGGGCGAACGCAGGACGCCGTGGGGCCTGCAGGCCAAGCTGCAGGGCCGCTTCGCCACCGGCGCGGTGCGCCACCAGCTGACCGTGGGCGCTGCCCTGTCCGAGCGCCACGACAGCTTCGGCGAGTACGTCTACGACTACGCCGGCTACAGCAACATCTGGAACAACCGGGCGGTCGATCCGGCTCCCGGCAACCCGCGTACCGGCCCGGTGATGGAGCGCCGCAGCGACCGCGAGAGCGCGCTGTTCGTGCAGGACGTGGCGACGCTGTCCGACAAGCTCACGCTGCACACCGGCCTGCGCTGGGTGAAGCTCAAGCGTGACGAGCTGGCCGAGATCGAGCAGGGCTGGGTGCATGCCGACGATTCCTTCGTGCTGCCGAGCGTCGCCCTGGTCTACAAGCCGGCGCGCGACTGGAGCGTCTACGGTTCGCTGAGCCACGGCCTGCAGCATGGCGGCATCGCCGAGATGGGCACCGCCAACGAAGCCAGCGTGCTGCCGCCGAGCCGATCGAAGCAGGTCGAAGTGGGCGTCAAGGGCGTGGTGGGCAACGCGGTGATGCTGTCGGCCGCCGCCTTCGACATTCGCCAGGGCCTGGAGTACGTGAATGCCGCCAACCTGTTCGTGCGCGCCGGCCAGCAACGCCACCGCGGCGTCGAACTGGCGGCCCAGGGCAAGCTGAACGCTGACCTGAACTACAGCCTGTCCCTGATGGCGCTCGACGCCGAGCAGACCGGCACCGGGGACGTCGATGTCGAAGGCAAGCGCGTGACCAACGTGCCGGAGTTCCGTTCGACCGCCTGGGTGGAATACGCCGTGCCGGCGCTGCGCGGCCTGAAGCTGGACGCCACCTGGCAGTACTCGGGCAGCAAGGCCTTCGACCCGGCCAACCGCGCCATCGTGCCGGGCTACCACGTGGCCGCGCTGGGCGCCTCGTATGCGCTGCGCGTGGGCGGCATGCACACCGTTCTGCGCGCCCGCGTGGACAATGTGTTCGACAAGTTCTACTGGCGCGACGTGACGCAGTCGCTGGGCGGCTACCTGCTGCCGGGCGCGCCGCGCACGTTCAGGGTATCGGCGCAGTTCGAATTCTGA
- a CDS encoding HDOD domain-containing protein has translation MKNWIGRLLGGAEKETAASAALEAAAVANEENMASDLDAAYYRWLAASSGTNASPEIEQQILVEVRALTDDPESASGLVPRVPELVTQLLGALSDENISTGALSAEVGRDVVLVAEVIREANSAYYRPAKPIETLDGAVTMLGLNGLRMLLARIAMRPLIRVKVQGVARKVAPNVWRHSERCALPPA, from the coding sequence GTGAAAAACTGGATAGGCCGCCTGCTGGGCGGCGCCGAGAAGGAGACCGCCGCCTCGGCCGCGCTTGAAGCGGCCGCGGTGGCGAACGAAGAGAACATGGCGTCCGACTTGGACGCCGCCTACTACCGCTGGCTGGCCGCCTCGAGCGGCACCAACGCCAGTCCCGAGATCGAGCAGCAGATCCTGGTCGAGGTCCGCGCCCTGACGGACGACCCCGAAAGCGCGTCCGGCCTGGTGCCGCGCGTGCCGGAACTCGTGACCCAGTTGCTGGGCGCGCTGTCGGACGAGAACATCTCCACTGGGGCGCTGTCGGCCGAGGTGGGGCGCGACGTGGTGCTGGTGGCCGAAGTGATCCGCGAGGCGAACAGCGCCTATTACCGGCCGGCCAAGCCGATCGAGACCCTCGACGGCGCGGTGACCATGCTCGGCCTGAACGGCCTGCGCATGCTGCTGGCGCGCATCGCGATGCGCCCGCTCATCCGCGTGAAAGTGCAGGGCGTCGCGCGCAAGGTGGCGCCCAACGTCTGGCGCCACTCCGAGCGCTGCGCCTTGCCGCCAGCGTGA
- the pnuC gene encoding nicotinamide riboside transporter PnuC encodes MNEPLAFLGFSTTPLELISFLLAVTTVLLNIRQKHWAWLFSIASSATFAVVFFEAKLYGDMGLQFVFIGASVWGWYQWLHGAGDQPLVVSRLTRAGRGWSIAAWAIGFVLLSQFLDHLTDTDVPHADGFLTAGSLVGQLLLGRKKVENWLVWIVVDLLYVGLYIYKDLHLTAILYAVFVVLAWTGWRAWSKLARRDA; translated from the coding sequence ATGAACGAACCGCTCGCCTTCCTCGGTTTCAGCACCACGCCGCTGGAACTCATCTCCTTCCTGCTGGCGGTGACCACCGTGCTGCTGAACATCCGCCAGAAGCACTGGGCCTGGCTGTTTTCGATCGCGTCGTCAGCGACCTTCGCCGTGGTCTTCTTCGAGGCCAAGCTGTATGGCGACATGGGCCTGCAGTTCGTGTTCATCGGCGCCTCCGTATGGGGCTGGTACCAGTGGCTGCACGGTGCCGGCGACCAGCCCTTGGTCGTTTCGCGCCTGACGCGCGCGGGGCGTGGCTGGTCCATCGCCGCCTGGGCCATTGGCTTCGTGCTGCTGTCCCAGTTCCTCGACCATCTCACCGACACCGACGTGCCGCATGCGGACGGTTTCCTGACCGCCGGCAGCCTGGTGGGTCAGCTCCTGCTGGGCCGCAAGAAGGTCGAGAACTGGCTGGTGTGGATCGTCGTGGACCTGCTCTACGTCGGCCTGTACATCTACAAGGACCTGCACCTGACCGCCATCCTGTATGCGGTGTTCGTGGTGCTGGCCTGGACCGGCTGGCGCGCCTGGTCGAAGCTCGCGCGGAGGGACGCGTGA
- a CDS encoding DUF535 family protein: MAIKCTSHIAYDPLDVKHFENAYDGFWKILGGVEMPGRSYLIRLPFYLKPLADMPSKHRKRAAQRREFWRAIGDSTRSTMLRHMVPAVASRDRTVNSPAVAEA; the protein is encoded by the coding sequence GTGGCCATCAAGTGCACCTCGCACATCGCCTACGATCCCCTCGACGTGAAGCACTTCGAGAATGCCTACGACGGCTTCTGGAAGATCCTTGGCGGGGTCGAGATGCCGGGCCGCAGCTACCTGATCCGCCTGCCCTTCTATCTCAAGCCGCTGGCCGACATGCCCTCCAAGCACCGCAAGCGCGCCGCCCAGCGCCGCGAATTCTGGCGCGCCATCGGCGACTCCACCCGCAGCACCATGCTGCGCCACATGGTGCCGGCGGTGGCAAGCCGGGACCGCACGGTCAACTCGCCGGCCGTGGCCGAGGCATAG
- a CDS encoding S46 family peptidase, translated as MFKSFVLPVALMGAANFALADEGQWQPHQLPQLKSELKRIGITIPAEKLADLSRHPMSAIVSLGGCSASFVSPDGLVVTNHHCAYGAVQRNSTPEKNYIVNGFLAKSRAEELPGGPNTLVYVTEKVENVTDRVLKGLSPSLSGRERHELVESRIKALVAECETDKSARCSVPAFHRGLEYYRIKQLMIRDVRLVYAPSDRIGNFGGDIDNYEWPRQTGDFAFLRAYVGKDGRPADPSPDNVPYKSKDFLVVSSEGLKNGDPILLAGYPGRTSRYKLPSEIRFARDVDFPAKVGSITADLSVISAATMGNPAWDVRYASVAKSLNNVLKKTQGLLDGFARKDIAAIKDVQDAEFRAWHKQNGKGAKGLLGELDGVIAQDMAASRQEAAWLEATHSDLLKSARTLYRLALERQKPDAQRESGYQERDLSFIKARLTRLEQSFVPQVDEARWGAALARYARIDAKMHPQGLDGLLPAPNALNAMYKATELADTAKRLAWIGKDADAFRKSNDPFIQLAVRLHETGMVLENRRNEIDGNLERVIPQYMAAVIAWKKSQGKPVYPDANSTLRVTYGTVAPYSPRDGLVKGPFTTVEGIVEKATNKDPFIAPNALLEAIKAKRYGVFKDPVLGTVPVNFLSSADTTGGNSGSAVMNKRGELVGLNFDSTYESITKDWYFDTAITRAIHVDIRYMLWVMKEVDHADNLLKEMTIKYPKK; from the coding sequence TTGTTCAAATCGTTCGTTCTGCCTGTCGCCTTGATGGGCGCCGCAAATTTCGCGCTCGCCGATGAAGGCCAATGGCAGCCGCACCAGCTGCCGCAACTCAAATCCGAACTCAAGCGCATCGGCATCACCATCCCGGCCGAGAAACTGGCCGACCTGAGCCGGCATCCGATGAGCGCCATCGTCTCGCTGGGCGGCTGCTCGGCCTCGTTCGTGTCGCCGGATGGCCTGGTGGTCACCAACCACCACTGTGCCTACGGCGCGGTCCAGCGCAATTCGACTCCGGAGAAGAACTACATCGTCAATGGCTTCCTGGCCAAGTCGCGCGCCGAGGAACTGCCGGGCGGTCCCAACACCCTGGTGTACGTGACCGAGAAGGTCGAGAACGTCACCGACCGCGTGCTCAAGGGCCTGAGCCCGAGCCTGTCGGGCCGCGAGCGCCATGAACTGGTGGAGTCGCGCATCAAGGCGCTGGTGGCCGAATGCGAGACCGACAAATCGGCGCGCTGCTCGGTGCCGGCCTTCCACCGCGGCCTCGAGTACTACCGCATCAAGCAGCTGATGATCCGCGACGTGCGCCTGGTGTATGCGCCGTCCGACCGCATCGGCAACTTCGGCGGCGACATCGACAATTACGAATGGCCGCGCCAGACCGGCGACTTCGCCTTCCTGCGCGCCTACGTCGGCAAGGACGGCCGCCCGGCCGATCCTTCTCCCGACAACGTGCCCTACAAGTCCAAGGACTTCCTGGTGGTATCAAGCGAAGGGCTGAAGAACGGCGACCCGATCCTGCTGGCGGGCTACCCGGGCCGCACCAGCCGCTACAAGCTGCCGAGCGAGATCCGCTTCGCGCGCGACGTCGACTTCCCCGCCAAGGTGGGCAGCATTACCGCCGACCTGTCGGTGATCTCGGCCGCCACCATGGGCAACCCGGCCTGGGACGTGCGCTATGCGAGCGTGGCCAAGAGCCTGAACAACGTGCTCAAGAAGACCCAGGGCCTGCTGGACGGCTTCGCGCGCAAGGACATCGCCGCGATCAAGGACGTGCAGGACGCCGAATTCCGCGCCTGGCACAAGCAGAACGGCAAGGGCGCCAAGGGCCTGCTGGGCGAGCTCGATGGTGTGATCGCCCAGGACATGGCGGCCTCGCGCCAGGAAGCCGCCTGGCTTGAGGCGACCCACAGCGACCTGCTCAAGAGCGCGCGCACCCTGTATCGCCTGGCGCTGGAGCGCCAGAAGCCGGACGCGCAGCGCGAATCGGGCTACCAGGAGCGCGACCTGTCCTTCATCAAGGCGCGCCTGACCCGCCTCGAGCAGTCCTTCGTGCCCCAGGTCGACGAAGCCCGCTGGGGCGCCGCGCTGGCGCGCTATGCCCGCATCGATGCGAAGATGCACCCGCAGGGCCTGGACGGGCTGCTGCCGGCGCCGAACGCCCTCAACGCCATGTACAAGGCGACCGAGCTGGCCGATACCGCCAAGCGCCTGGCCTGGATTGGCAAGGATGCCGATGCCTTCCGCAAGTCCAACGACCCGTTCATCCAGCTCGCCGTGCGCCTGCACGAGACCGGCATGGTGCTGGAGAACCGCCGCAACGAGATCGACGGCAACCTCGAACGCGTGATCCCGCAGTACATGGCGGCCGTCATCGCCTGGAAGAAGTCGCAGGGCAAGCCGGTCTACCCGGACGCCAACTCGACCTTGCGCGTGACCTACGGCACCGTGGCGCCGTACTCCCCGCGCGACGGCCTGGTGAAAGGCCCGTTCACGACCGTGGAAGGCATCGTCGAGAAGGCCACCAACAAGGATCCGTTCATCGCACCGAACGCGCTGCTCGAGGCCATCAAGGCCAAGCGCTACGGCGTGTTCAAGGACCCGGTGCTGGGCACCGTGCCGGTGAACTTCCTGTCGAGCGCCGATACCACCGGCGGCAACTCGGGTTCGGCCGTGATGAACAAGCGCGGCGAACTGGTGGGCCTGAACTTCGATTCGACCTATGAATCGATCACCAAGGACTGGTACTTCGACACCGCGATCACGCGCGCGATCCACGTCGACATCCGCTACATGCTGTGGGTGATGAAGGAAGTCGACCACGCCGACAACCTGCTGAAGGAAATGACGATCAAGTATCCGAAGAAGTAA